The proteins below come from a single Miscanthus floridulus cultivar M001 chromosome 1, ASM1932011v1, whole genome shotgun sequence genomic window:
- the LOC136532910 gene encoding KH domain-containing protein At4g18375-like isoform X1: MDYGKSRRSNSKKRTHSNSEDGKRKRLNSRHDDTSMSSEPIETIYRILCPVKKIGSVLGRGGDVVKALREETKAKIRVADSIPGADERVIIIFNHQNQPELTDEAAETKFSDGSGNMKPHCFAQDALLKIHDKIVADEIHDGVAHDEKSESDDDVTARILVQGNQVGCLLGKGGSIIQQLRSDSGAGIRVLPSENLPQCALKSDELVQISGAPSLVRKALYEISTRLHQHPRKENRPLEEIIDASTQRKRESPTPLQHENPMLPHLHSDHPPPIPMLDPYRSGLQYHVTETEEFSIRILCASELIGSVIGKSGANVRRVEQQTGARIKVQEIDKDASGERLIIVSSKEIPAEPISPAIEALILLHDKVSAPSEKRHSSTRLVVPSSKVGCILGEGGKVITEMRRRTGAEIRVYSKADKPKYLSFDDELVQVAGPPAIARGALTEIASRLRTRTLRDTSTANNPPPFAPFDDPPIDMPSRKSTLYGGPANDPPYGRPANDPLYGRPAIDPLYGRPTNDRPYGRPAIVPPFGRPTNDPPYGRPANDPPYGRPANDPHGRPTNDPPYRRPSSTIPYGRPNESAPRNPSDAYPVDYFSKREYPSGSPMFTSNAPSAAYERYAAPTHFPTRELPSAFSPGVDHMSHRSYRDHVPADSYSSRGTQQLGIARDGNSDAYDYTEAAGQIHGREDYRGLTSATRRFSSTIELRIPNSSLESIVGVGGINLAEIRQISGARLRLHEAHAGSSESLVEIQGTLDQAKAAQSLLQGFISANSWSMQQQPHSSRMPLYPSWG; encoded by the exons ATGGATTATGGCAAGTCTAGAAGAAGTAACTCCAAAAAGAGGACGCATTCCAATTCTGAGGACGGAAAGAGGAAACGGCTAAACTCTAGGCATGATGACACATCTATGTCCTCAGAGCCAATTGAAACCATCTATAGGATACTGTGCCCGGTAAAAAAGATAGGCAGTGTCTTGGGAAGAGGTGGTGATGTTGTTAAGGCCCTCAGAGAGGAAACTAAAGCCAAGATAAGGGTTGCTGATTCCATTCCTGGTGCAGACGAGAGAGTAATTATCATCTTCAATCACCAAAATCAACCTGAACTGACTGATGAAGCAGCTGAAACTAAATTTAGTGATGGCTCAGGGAACATGAAACCCCATTGCTTTGCCCAAGATGCCTTATTGAAGATACATGATAAGATTGTGGCTGATGAAATTCATGATGGAGTCGCCCATGATGAAAAGtctgaaagtgatgatgatgtgaCTGCTCGAATTTTGGTTCAAGGCAATCAAGTTGGCTGCCTTCTAGGAAAAGGTGGCTCCATTATACAACAACTACGAAGTGATAGTGGTGCTGGGATCCGTGTCTTGCCATCTGAAAACCTTCCCCAGTGTGCACTTAAAAGTGATGAACTGGTGCAG ATATCTGGAGCACCTTCTCTTGTAAGAAAAGCTCTATATGAAATATCTACTCGTCTCCATCAGCATCCTCGTAAGGAAAATAGACCTCTTGAAGAAATAATAGATGCAAGCACACAAAGGAAACGCGAGTCTCCAACACCACTACAACATGAAAATCCAATGTTGCCGCACCTGCATAGTGATCATCCACCTCCAATACCCATGCTTGATCCATATAGAAGTGGACTGCAATATCATGTTACTGAAACTGAAGAGTTTTCTATCAGAATTCTGTGTGCTTCTGAGCTCATTGGTTCAGTTATTGGGAAAAGTGGGGCTAATGTTAGGCGAGTAGAGCAGCAGACTGGTGCTCGCATCAAAGTTCAAGAGATTGACAAAGATGCTTCTGGAGAAAGGCTGATCATTGTTTCATCTAAGGAG ATACCAGCTGAACCAATATCCCCAGCAATTGAGGCACTCATTTTGCTCCATGATAAAGTAAGTGCACCCTCTGAGAAACGCCATTCAAGTACAAGGCTTGTTGTACCATCAAGCAAAGTTGGCTGTATTCTTGGGGAAGGTGGGAAGGTGATTACTGAAATGAGAAGACGAACTGGGGCTGAAATTCGAGTTTACTCGAAGGCAGATAAACCAAAATACTTGTCTTTTGATGATGAACTTGTGCAG GTTGCTGGGCCTCCAGCTATTGCAAGAGGAGCCCTCACAGAGATTGCTTCGAGGCTTAGAACTAGGACTTTGAGAGATACAAGTACTGCCAATAATCCTCCACCTTTTGCCCCTTTCGATGATCCTCCAATTGATATGCCTAGCAGAAAATCGACACTATATGGAGGACCTGCCAATGATCCACCGTATGGAAGGCCTGCCAATGATCCACTGTATGGAAGGCCTGCCATTGATCCACTGTATGGAAGGCCTACCAACGACCGACCATATGGAAGGCCTGCCATTGTTCCACCATTTGGAAGACCTACCAATGATCCACCATATGGAAGACCTGCCAATGATCCACCATATGGAAGACCTGCTAATGATCCACATGGAAGGCCTACCAACGATCCACCATATAGACGACCTTCCAGTACTATACCATATGGAAGACCAAACGAAAGTGCACCTCGTAATCCTTCCGATGCATATCCTGTAGACTACTTTTCTAAAAGAGAATATCCTAGTGGAAGCCCTATGTTTACTAGTAATGCCCCATCAGCTGCTTATGAGAGATATGCAGCACCCACACACTTTCCTACTAGAGAACTTCCCTCGGCTTTCAGTCCTGGTGTGGATCATATGTCTCATCGTTCCTATCGTGACCATGTGCCTGCTGATAGCTACTCTAGTAGGGGTACACAGCAATTAGGCATCGCAAGAGATGGAAATTCAGATGCTTATGACTATACCGAG GCTGCTGGACAAATTCATGGACGCGAGGATTACAGAGGACTGACAAGTGCTACCAG AAGGTTCTCGAGCACTATTGAACTGAGGATTCCAAATAGTTCTTTGGAGTCTATTGTCGGTGTTGGTGGGATCAATCTAGCAGAGATCCGTCAG ATTTCTGGTGCAAGACTGAGGCTACATGAGGCTCATGCTGGTTCTTCCGAGTCTCTGGTGGAGATCCAGGGCACACTGGACCAAGCAAAAGCTGCGCAGAGCCTCCTGCAGGGCTTTATTAGCGCGAACAGCTGGAGCATGCAGCAGCAACCCCATTCTTCTCGCATGCCACTTTACCCAAGCTGGGGATAG
- the LOC136532910 gene encoding KH domain-containing protein At4g18375-like isoform X2 — MDYGKSRRSNSKKRTHSNSEDGKRKRLNSRHDDTSMSSEPIETIYRILCPVKKIGSVLGRGGDVVKALREETKAKIRVADSIPGADERVIIIFNHQNQPELTDEAAETKFSDGSGNMKPHCFAQDALLKIHDKIVADEIHDGVAHDEKSESDDDVTARILVQGNQVGCLLGKGGSIIQQLRSDSGAGIRVLPSENLPQCALKSDELVQISGAPSLVRKALYEISTRLHQHPRKENRPLEEIIDASTQRKRESPTPLQHENPMLPHLHSDHPPPIPMLDPYRSGLQYHVTETEEFSIRILCASELIGSVIGKSGANVRRVEQQTGARIKVQEIDKDASGERLIIVSSKEIPAEPISPAIEALILLHDKVSAPSEKRHSSTRLVVPSSKVGCILGEGGKVITEMRRRTGAEIRVYSKADKPKYLSFDDELVQVAGPPAIARGALTEIASRLRTRTLRDTSTANNPPPFAPFDDPPIDMPSRKSTLYGGPANDPPYGRPANDPLYGRPAIDPLYGRPTNDRPYGRPAIVPPFGRPTNDPPYGRPANDPPYGRPANDPHGRPTNDPPYRRPSSTIPYGRPNESAPRNPSDAYPVDYFSKREYPSGSPMFTSNAPSAAYERYAAPTHFPTRELPSAFSPGVDHMSHRSYRDHVPADSYSSRGTQQLGIARDGNSDAYDYTEAAGQIHGREDYRGLTSATRFSSTIELRIPNSSLESIVGVGGINLAEIRQISGARLRLHEAHAGSSESLVEIQGTLDQAKAAQSLLQGFISANSWSMQQQPHSSRMPLYPSWG, encoded by the exons ATGGATTATGGCAAGTCTAGAAGAAGTAACTCCAAAAAGAGGACGCATTCCAATTCTGAGGACGGAAAGAGGAAACGGCTAAACTCTAGGCATGATGACACATCTATGTCCTCAGAGCCAATTGAAACCATCTATAGGATACTGTGCCCGGTAAAAAAGATAGGCAGTGTCTTGGGAAGAGGTGGTGATGTTGTTAAGGCCCTCAGAGAGGAAACTAAAGCCAAGATAAGGGTTGCTGATTCCATTCCTGGTGCAGACGAGAGAGTAATTATCATCTTCAATCACCAAAATCAACCTGAACTGACTGATGAAGCAGCTGAAACTAAATTTAGTGATGGCTCAGGGAACATGAAACCCCATTGCTTTGCCCAAGATGCCTTATTGAAGATACATGATAAGATTGTGGCTGATGAAATTCATGATGGAGTCGCCCATGATGAAAAGtctgaaagtgatgatgatgtgaCTGCTCGAATTTTGGTTCAAGGCAATCAAGTTGGCTGCCTTCTAGGAAAAGGTGGCTCCATTATACAACAACTACGAAGTGATAGTGGTGCTGGGATCCGTGTCTTGCCATCTGAAAACCTTCCCCAGTGTGCACTTAAAAGTGATGAACTGGTGCAG ATATCTGGAGCACCTTCTCTTGTAAGAAAAGCTCTATATGAAATATCTACTCGTCTCCATCAGCATCCTCGTAAGGAAAATAGACCTCTTGAAGAAATAATAGATGCAAGCACACAAAGGAAACGCGAGTCTCCAACACCACTACAACATGAAAATCCAATGTTGCCGCACCTGCATAGTGATCATCCACCTCCAATACCCATGCTTGATCCATATAGAAGTGGACTGCAATATCATGTTACTGAAACTGAAGAGTTTTCTATCAGAATTCTGTGTGCTTCTGAGCTCATTGGTTCAGTTATTGGGAAAAGTGGGGCTAATGTTAGGCGAGTAGAGCAGCAGACTGGTGCTCGCATCAAAGTTCAAGAGATTGACAAAGATGCTTCTGGAGAAAGGCTGATCATTGTTTCATCTAAGGAG ATACCAGCTGAACCAATATCCCCAGCAATTGAGGCACTCATTTTGCTCCATGATAAAGTAAGTGCACCCTCTGAGAAACGCCATTCAAGTACAAGGCTTGTTGTACCATCAAGCAAAGTTGGCTGTATTCTTGGGGAAGGTGGGAAGGTGATTACTGAAATGAGAAGACGAACTGGGGCTGAAATTCGAGTTTACTCGAAGGCAGATAAACCAAAATACTTGTCTTTTGATGATGAACTTGTGCAG GTTGCTGGGCCTCCAGCTATTGCAAGAGGAGCCCTCACAGAGATTGCTTCGAGGCTTAGAACTAGGACTTTGAGAGATACAAGTACTGCCAATAATCCTCCACCTTTTGCCCCTTTCGATGATCCTCCAATTGATATGCCTAGCAGAAAATCGACACTATATGGAGGACCTGCCAATGATCCACCGTATGGAAGGCCTGCCAATGATCCACTGTATGGAAGGCCTGCCATTGATCCACTGTATGGAAGGCCTACCAACGACCGACCATATGGAAGGCCTGCCATTGTTCCACCATTTGGAAGACCTACCAATGATCCACCATATGGAAGACCTGCCAATGATCCACCATATGGAAGACCTGCTAATGATCCACATGGAAGGCCTACCAACGATCCACCATATAGACGACCTTCCAGTACTATACCATATGGAAGACCAAACGAAAGTGCACCTCGTAATCCTTCCGATGCATATCCTGTAGACTACTTTTCTAAAAGAGAATATCCTAGTGGAAGCCCTATGTTTACTAGTAATGCCCCATCAGCTGCTTATGAGAGATATGCAGCACCCACACACTTTCCTACTAGAGAACTTCCCTCGGCTTTCAGTCCTGGTGTGGATCATATGTCTCATCGTTCCTATCGTGACCATGTGCCTGCTGATAGCTACTCTAGTAGGGGTACACAGCAATTAGGCATCGCAAGAGATGGAAATTCAGATGCTTATGACTATACCGAG GCTGCTGGACAAATTCATGGACGCGAGGATTACAGAGGACTGACAAGTGCTACCAG GTTCTCGAGCACTATTGAACTGAGGATTCCAAATAGTTCTTTGGAGTCTATTGTCGGTGTTGGTGGGATCAATCTAGCAGAGATCCGTCAG ATTTCTGGTGCAAGACTGAGGCTACATGAGGCTCATGCTGGTTCTTCCGAGTCTCTGGTGGAGATCCAGGGCACACTGGACCAAGCAAAAGCTGCGCAGAGCCTCCTGCAGGGCTTTATTAGCGCGAACAGCTGGAGCATGCAGCAGCAACCCCATTCTTCTCGCATGCCACTTTACCCAAGCTGGGGATAG